In Pseudostreptobacillus hongkongensis, a single genomic region encodes these proteins:
- a CDS encoding PTS transporter subunit EIIB, translating into MAMFMSDEARALLIYEGIGKKENVDSLENCSTRIRVGVNNLDIINRNLLLEAGAKDIVIVGEDGVQIVMGNKTVPVMEELKKIMK; encoded by the coding sequence ATGGCAATGTTTATGAGCGATGAAGCAAGAGCATTACTAATTTATGAAGGAATAGGTAAAAAAGAAAATGTTGATTCTTTAGAAAATTGTTCAACAAGAATAAGAGTAGGAGTAAATAACTTAGATATAATAAATAGAAATTTACTTTTAGAAGCAGGAGCAAAAGACATAGTTATAGTTGGAGAAGACGGAGTTCAAATAGTTATGGGTAATAAGACAGTTCCTGTTATGGAAGAACTTAAAAAAATTATGAAATAA
- a CDS encoding PTS sugar transporter subunit IIA, producing the protein MIISEMLKVENISTDLKAKNKPEILKELVGLVKSGNILDEEKFLKDFEQREEAGSTALENGLAIPHVRSEYIEKFTIGVATNREGIDFDSIDGKKTKVFVVIASPMKERHLHLEALAKVAAILYNPTNVEVVSNSNSKEGIIDLISKLESVD; encoded by the coding sequence ATGATTATTAGTGAAATGCTTAAAGTAGAAAATATATCTACAGATTTAAAAGCAAAAAATAAACCAGAAATTCTTAAAGAATTAGTTGGGTTAGTTAAAAGTGGAAATATTTTAGATGAAGAAAAATTTTTGAAAGATTTTGAACAAAGAGAAGAAGCCGGGAGTACAGCTTTAGAAAATGGGCTAGCAATACCTCATGTTAGAAGTGAATATATAGAAAAGTTTACTATAGGGGTTGCAACAAATAGAGAAGGAATTGACTTTGATTCTATTGATGGAAAGAAAACAAAAGTATTTGTTGTTATTGCTTCACCTATGAAAGAAAGACATTTACATTTAGAGGCTTTAGCAAAAGTTGCTGCAATATTATATAATCCAACAAATGTAGAAGTTGTTTCTAACTCTAATTCTAAAGAAGGAATAATAGATTTAATATCAAAATTAGAAAGCGTAGATTAG
- a CDS encoding class II fructose-bisphosphate aldolase, whose product MKYNYKDLGLVNTKEMFAKANKEGYSVPAFNFNNLEQLQGIIEACVEMGSPVILQVSTGARKYIGKEMLPYLAQAATAYVKASGSDIPVALHLDHGPSFEVAKDCIEYGFSSVMIDASHHDYDENVKISREVAEFAHLHDVTVEAELGVLAGVEDDVVAADHIYTQPDEVQDFVSKTGVDSLAIAIGTSHGAHKFKPGDNPKIRLDILKEIEQRIPGFPIVLHGSSSVPKQFVEMINQHGGKIADAIGIPDEQLLLASKSAVAKINVDTDGRLAFTGGIREVLDTKPGEFDPRKYAGKAKDYIKEYYKSKIVDVFGSQDAYKRGIEVK is encoded by the coding sequence ATGAAATATAATTACAAAGATTTAGGTTTAGTAAATACTAAAGAAATGTTTGCAAAAGCTAACAAAGAAGGATATTCAGTTCCAGCTTTTAATTTCAATAACTTAGAGCAATTACAAGGGATAATTGAAGCATGTGTTGAAATGGGATCACCAGTTATTTTACAAGTTTCAACAGGAGCTAGAAAATATATTGGTAAAGAAATGTTACCTTATTTAGCACAAGCAGCTACTGCTTATGTTAAAGCATCAGGTTCAGATATACCTGTAGCATTACACTTAGATCATGGTCCAAGTTTTGAAGTTGCTAAAGACTGTATTGAATATGGATTCTCTTCAGTAATGATAGATGCTTCACACCATGATTATGATGAAAATGTTAAAATATCAAGAGAAGTTGCAGAATTTGCACATTTACATGATGTAACAGTAGAAGCAGAACTTGGAGTTTTAGCTGGAGTAGAAGATGATGTTGTTGCTGCAGATCATATATATACTCAACCTGATGAAGTTCAAGATTTCGTTTCAAAAACAGGAGTTGATTCATTAGCAATAGCAATAGGAACTTCTCATGGAGCACACAAATTTAAACCAGGAGATAATCCTAAAATTCGTTTAGATATCTTAAAAGAAATTGAACAAAGAATACCAGGATTCCCTATAGTATTACACGGTTCTTCTTCAGTACCTAAACAATTCGTTGAAATGATTAATCAACACGGAGGTAAAATTGCTGATGCAATAGGTATACCTGATGAACAATTATTATTAGCTTCTAAATCAGCAGTAGCTAAAATAAATGTTGATACTGATGGAAGATTAGCATTTACTGGAGGAATAAGAGAAGTATTAGATACTAAACCAGGTGAATTTGATCCTAGAAAATATGCTGGAAAAGCAAAAGACTATATTAAAGAATACTATAAATCAAAAATAGTAGATGTATTTGGATCACAAGATGCATACAAAAGAGGAATAGAAGTTAAATAG